One window of Dyadobacter sandarakinus genomic DNA carries:
- a CDS encoding AtpZ/AtpI family protein: MEPDDRKMPHKPGLPARESAKWMRYSGAAMQMLGTILAFTYAGYWLDGRSGNKIPVWTLVLSLLSIAASLYMLIRSFTKK, from the coding sequence ATGGAACCAGATGATAGAAAAATGCCGCACAAGCCAGGGCTCCCTGCCAGAGAGTCAGCGAAATGGATGCGTTACTCCGGTGCTGCCATGCAAATGCTGGGAACAATTCTCGCATTTACCTATGCAGGCTACTGGCTCGATGGCCGCTCGGGAAACAAGATTCCCGTTTGGACGCTCGTACTTTCCCTGCTTTCCATTGCAGCTTCGCTCTACATGCTGATCAGAAGCTTTACCAAAAAGTAA
- the atpE gene encoding ATP synthase F0 subunit C has protein sequence MLLQILLQAAEQSGAGLAVFGAAIGAGLAAIGAGLGIGKIGGSAVEGIARQPEAAGAIQTAMLIIAALIEAVALFAAVICLLISFKL, from the coding sequence ATGTTGCTTCAAATTTTGCTTCAGGCTGCTGAACAAAGTGGTGCAGGTCTGGCTGTTTTCGGTGCTGCTATCGGCGCTGGTCTGGCTGCTATCGGCGCTGGTCTGGGTATTGGTAAAATCGGTGGTAGCGCAGTAGAAGGTATCGCTCGTCAGCCAGAAGCTGCCGGTGCTATCCAGACTGCCATGCTTATCATCGCGGCACTTATCGAAGCGGTAGCGCTTTTTGCAGCGGTTATCTGTCTGCTTATTTCGTTTAAGCTTTAA
- a CDS encoding carboxylesterase family protein, translating into MKHFVQGFLFTLLFALVLLPQHSQAQKLKSGPQVLTFFSDADDTDQPYGLYLPKNYDENKKYPLVIMLHGAGSNHRLDLRRVFGKSNQNEETDVEATRYFPAWDDVDFIVAAPLARGTIGYQGIPEQDVYDVLDDVQKRFQIDENRIYLTGLSMGGGGTLWIGLTRPDIWAAIAPVCPAPPEGTFDLASNALNFPIHFFHGDADPVVPVAGTRKWVEHLQQIGAEVSYKEFVDVKHDSWVSAYDNEFIFEWFSHAVRDPHPDRVFFSAKQYKYNKAYWVTFDKIVQGAVAKIEARITSGNIITITSENLNAFTLNLKGHPKFKAGSTLTLKVDGATLTAKTDSTVSFNKAGSAWRVGKVSATEELVKKKGAEGPIFDAFSSRHIYVYGTAGNPSPEELKKRMTTASQAADWAYYRGTFPGRVMFFPRVVADKDVRPSDLESCNLILFGTKEDNLLINKYAAQLPMHLNAGAGDYGLFYVFPVGTHYVAINSGLPWWSGDQSHDYPFMPVNHRKLAGYKDYILFKDNASNVVADGYFTEQWKVTPEAQQKLSGAVNFNK; encoded by the coding sequence ATGAAGCACTTCGTACAAGGATTCTTGTTCACGTTATTGTTTGCATTGGTACTTCTGCCGCAGCATTCACAGGCCCAAAAACTAAAATCCGGACCGCAGGTACTGACCTTCTTTTCGGATGCTGATGATACTGATCAGCCTTATGGACTGTATCTCCCCAAAAATTACGATGAAAATAAAAAGTACCCTCTGGTTATCATGTTGCATGGAGCAGGCTCCAATCACCGGCTTGATCTGCGACGTGTGTTTGGTAAAAGTAACCAGAATGAAGAGACGGACGTAGAAGCTACCAGGTACTTTCCGGCCTGGGATGATGTGGACTTTATCGTAGCCGCACCGCTTGCGCGCGGTACGATCGGGTACCAGGGCATTCCGGAACAGGACGTGTATGATGTACTCGACGATGTACAAAAACGCTTTCAGATTGATGAAAACAGGATTTATCTCACAGGATTGTCGATGGGAGGAGGAGGTACCCTGTGGATTGGACTTACCCGCCCGGATATCTGGGCAGCCATCGCGCCGGTATGTCCGGCACCACCAGAAGGTACCTTTGATCTTGCTTCCAATGCATTGAATTTTCCAATCCACTTTTTTCATGGCGATGCCGACCCGGTTGTACCTGTTGCAGGTACGCGCAAGTGGGTGGAGCATTTGCAGCAGATCGGTGCTGAGGTAAGTTATAAGGAGTTTGTGGATGTGAAGCACGATAGCTGGGTAAGTGCCTACGATAATGAATTTATCTTTGAGTGGTTCAGCCATGCCGTGCGTGATCCGCATCCTGATCGCGTATTTTTTTCCGCTAAGCAGTACAAGTATAATAAGGCATACTGGGTAACGTTTGATAAAATCGTACAGGGTGCAGTAGCCAAAATCGAGGCAAGGATCACATCCGGCAACATAATTACGATTACTTCTGAAAACCTGAATGCATTCACATTAAACCTGAAAGGACATCCGAAATTTAAGGCAGGATCAACACTTACATTGAAAGTAGACGGAGCGACACTGACTGCCAAAACGGACAGTACGGTTTCATTCAATAAGGCCGGCAGCGCCTGGCGAGTTGGTAAAGTATCTGCTACGGAAGAATTGGTGAAGAAAAAGGGAGCCGAGGGACCTATATTCGATGCATTCTCATCCAGGCACATTTATGTATATGGGACGGCAGGCAATCCCTCGCCCGAAGAATTAAAGAAGCGCATGACAACGGCCAGCCAGGCTGCTGACTGGGCTTATTACAGGGGTACGTTTCCGGGCAGGGTCATGTTTTTTCCAAGGGTAGTCGCAGACAAAGATGTACGGCCCAGCGATCTGGAAAGCTGTAATCTCATATTGTTTGGTACCAAAGAAGATAACCTGCTGATCAACAAATATGCCGCTCAGCTGCCTATGCATCTGAATGCCGGTGCCGGTGATTACGGGCTTTTCTATGTGTTTCCGGTGGGTACGCATTATGTGGCGATTAATTCGGGCCTACCCTGGTGGAGTGGGGATCAAAGCCATGATTATCCGTTTATGCCGGTCAACCATCGCAAACTAGCGGGGTATAAAGATTATATTCTTTTCAAGGACAATGCCTCCAATGTAGTAGCCGACGGCTATTTTACGGAACAATGGAAAGTAACTCCCGAGGCTCAGCAGAAGCTATCAGGTGCCGTTAATTTTAACAAGTAG
- the atpH gene encoding ATP synthase F1 subunit delta, whose amino-acid sequence MSVSIVASRYAKSLIELAKEQNSLEAVYQDMLLFKDTADKNRGLMLALKSPIVRHEKKLGILKSLFEARVNPITYAIFTIITRKNRESILDEIALEFIKSYNLYKGIQNATVVSSTPLTDELRQRISNLVLSSTGKQVQLSEKVDPSLIGGFLLRIDDRQIDASLRSRLNELKLQLTN is encoded by the coding sequence ATGTCAGTAAGTATAGTTGCTTCCAGGTACGCAAAGTCGTTGATCGAGCTGGCCAAAGAACAAAACTCTTTAGAGGCAGTGTACCAGGATATGCTTTTGTTCAAAGATACAGCCGACAAGAACCGCGGCCTGATGCTTGCGCTGAAAAGCCCAATCGTTCGTCATGAGAAAAAACTGGGTATACTCAAATCCCTTTTTGAAGCACGCGTCAATCCCATCACTTACGCGATCTTTACCATTATTACGCGTAAAAACAGGGAGTCGATCCTGGATGAAATTGCATTGGAGTTCATTAAGAGCTACAACCTTTACAAAGGCATTCAAAATGCCACAGTCGTAAGCTCTACTCCATTGACAGATGAGCTGCGCCAGCGGATTTCCAACCTTGTATTATCATCTACCGGAAAACAGGTACAACTTTCCGAAAAAGTAGATCCAAGCCTGATCGGCGGCTTTTTGCTGCGCATAGATGACCGTCAGATTGACGCATCGCTCCGCAGCAGATTGAACGAACTTAAATTACAGTTAACAAACTGA
- the porW gene encoding type IX secretion system periplasmic lipoprotein PorW/SprE: MNRIFYIFSRCTASLMIAGVLLSACSQYSTRPGAISFHNLSARYNAYFMAQQDLLNAEYDVQKAYKENYNQLLPLLLPMDSVLFRPVKAKLEDAVRKASIVAEKHQNSKWLDNSYLILGKARLYMGQWADGLEALRYIYANGKDEGDKNDALILLMRAYITRKDYSNALGVAEYLSQQPLDKSSTRDFYLTKAYLHQQSGEYLTSVAILEETFPLLGKSPETARIHFAAAQMYDQLGQYALANRHYKAVSKNRAGYDLNFYASMNSLQNQVVLSPEKDLNEVGFSKMLNDRKNDDLKDKIYFTMGLLAEHRKQIPEALGYLQKSAAASKGTNPQQKAYTYLQLARINYERLEKFNAAKSYYDSALALMPETAPEYRLVADRKMALDEFVSKYEVVAREDSLQKLAGMNPAALDNYIDTYMEAQEKARQEEEEKARKEAEAAQALNPQSNPSPLLGPNERRWELYDPALVNQGKIDFKRIWGNRALEDDWRRSKRQMRALASGNPAAAADSLTMEQEEPENKSLVKGTPAWQEMHDRLKQDIPLTAETMAESQGRKENALYQLGKIYRFDLQEPQRSIASFERLLADYPGTTYKEELYYLLYLTYPDNDAAKNTYKDRLLKEYPNSTYARLVTKPGSAGPEGASSQLKEYEAAYSLYSQGNYTKALEDIEANLPAYKGGPLEDKFALLRVFLIGKVRGKDAYSQAIAEFISLYPDSIYLPRLKEMQELNSLSMGKR; the protein is encoded by the coding sequence GTGAACCGTATATTCTACATCTTTTCGCGCTGCACAGCCTCTCTGATGATTGCCGGCGTTTTGCTTTCGGCCTGCTCCCAATATAGTACGAGGCCCGGAGCGATCAGCTTTCACAACCTTTCTGCACGTTATAATGCCTATTTTATGGCGCAGCAGGACCTGCTGAATGCCGAGTATGATGTTCAGAAGGCCTATAAGGAAAACTACAACCAGCTTTTGCCCCTATTACTTCCGATGGATTCCGTGCTTTTCAGGCCGGTGAAGGCGAAGCTGGAAGATGCCGTGCGCAAAGCATCCATCGTGGCGGAAAAGCACCAGAACAGTAAATGGCTCGACAACAGTTACCTGATACTCGGGAAAGCGCGCCTTTATATGGGACAGTGGGCCGATGGTCTGGAAGCGCTTCGTTATATATATGCCAATGGCAAAGACGAAGGAGATAAGAATGATGCATTGATCCTGCTGATGCGTGCTTACATAACCAGAAAGGACTATTCGAATGCATTGGGCGTGGCGGAATACCTGAGCCAGCAGCCGCTTGACAAATCATCCACCAGGGACTTTTACCTGACAAAAGCTTACCTCCACCAGCAAAGCGGGGAATACCTGACTTCGGTTGCGATCCTGGAAGAGACGTTCCCGTTACTTGGAAAATCGCCTGAGACTGCACGTATCCATTTTGCAGCGGCACAAATGTATGATCAGCTCGGTCAGTATGCATTGGCGAACAGGCATTATAAAGCAGTAAGTAAAAATCGCGCAGGCTACGACCTGAATTTTTACGCCTCCATGAATTCCCTGCAGAACCAGGTGGTACTCAGTCCTGAAAAAGACCTGAATGAGGTGGGTTTCAGTAAAATGCTGAATGATCGTAAAAATGATGATCTGAAAGACAAAATTTACTTCACGATGGGTTTGCTTGCTGAGCACCGGAAGCAAATCCCGGAAGCACTCGGCTATCTTCAGAAGTCTGCGGCAGCCTCCAAGGGAACCAATCCGCAACAAAAAGCATACACCTACCTGCAACTTGCCAGGATCAACTACGAGCGTCTTGAGAAATTCAATGCAGCCAAATCCTATTATGACAGCGCACTTGCCTTAATGCCCGAAACCGCACCGGAGTACCGGCTGGTAGCCGACCGCAAGATGGCCCTGGATGAATTTGTTTCAAAATACGAAGTTGTGGCAAGGGAAGATAGCCTTCAAAAGCTTGCAGGAATGAATCCCGCCGCATTGGACAACTACATTGATACCTACATGGAAGCGCAGGAAAAAGCGCGGCAGGAAGAGGAAGAAAAAGCCAGGAAGGAAGCCGAGGCGGCTCAGGCCCTGAATCCGCAGAGTAATCCCAGCCCGCTTTTAGGCCCAAATGAACGAAGGTGGGAGCTGTATGATCCTGCACTCGTAAATCAGGGTAAAATTGACTTCAAGAGAATCTGGGGAAACCGGGCACTCGAAGATGACTGGCGGCGAAGCAAGCGCCAGATGCGCGCGCTGGCCAGCGGTAATCCGGCTGCTGCGGCAGACTCTCTGACCATGGAGCAGGAAGAACCGGAGAACAAAAGTCTTGTAAAAGGTACGCCTGCCTGGCAGGAAATGCATGACCGTCTCAAACAGGATATTCCGCTTACGGCTGAAACCATGGCCGAGTCACAGGGCCGGAAAGAAAATGCATTGTACCAGCTAGGAAAAATTTACCGGTTTGACTTGCAGGAACCACAAAGGTCCATCGCAAGCTTCGAGCGTTTGTTAGCCGATTATCCGGGTACTACGTATAAGGAGGAGCTTTATTACCTGCTGTACCTGACCTACCCGGACAATGATGCCGCCAAAAACACGTACAAGGATAGACTATTGAAAGAGTATCCAAATTCTACTTACGCGCGGCTTGTGACGAAGCCCGGGAGCGCCGGTCCCGAGGGAGCCAGCAGTCAGTTGAAAGAGTACGAAGCCGCATACAGTCTGTATTCGCAGGGTAATTATACCAAGGCGCTTGAAGATATTGAAGCCAATCTGCCTGCCTATAAAGGTGGTCCGCTGGAAGACAAGTTTGCCCTGCTGCGCGTTTTTCTGATAGGAAAAGTGAGAGGTAAAGATGCTTATTCACAAGCTATTGCCGAGTTCATCAGCCTTTATCCGGATAGTATTTACCTGCCCCGTCTCAAAGAAATGCAGGAGCTTAATTCACTTTCGATGGGGAAAAGATAA
- the atpB gene encoding F0F1 ATP synthase subunit A: MYTRFRLFFTAFIAIACLFSPLAKAAEPTQHEAEKVESSVHEKEQEIEHNLEENEQKFNIGDMIMHHIADSHEWEFSHGAVLPLPVILYSQDRGLEVFSSSNFHNEHHEYNGYHLVHGDSEVIQPVDESRKVYDFSITKNVASMLLSALILILVFTSIASWYKNNKGKAPKGFQSAMEVIILFIRDEVVKPNVGPKYEKYLPYLLTLFFFILINNILGLLPGSANLTGNIAVTMTLAILTFIIVHLNANGNYYKHLLSPPGVPAPLLLIMIPVEIVGVFMKPFSLMVRLFANITAGHIILLSLFGLIFIFQSIFIAPVISLFALFLNFIEIMVAFIQAFIFTLLSSMYIGSAIEEHGHADHGH, translated from the coding sequence ATGTATACTCGTTTCCGCCTGTTTTTTACTGCATTTATCGCGATAGCCTGCCTTTTCAGCCCGCTCGCGAAGGCCGCTGAACCAACCCAGCACGAAGCTGAGAAAGTGGAAAGCAGCGTCCATGAGAAGGAGCAAGAAATTGAACATAATCTTGAAGAGAACGAGCAGAAGTTCAACATCGGTGATATGATCATGCACCACATTGCGGATTCCCATGAGTGGGAGTTTTCACATGGTGCTGTCCTCCCGCTTCCTGTGATCCTGTACTCACAAGATCGCGGCCTGGAAGTTTTCTCCTCTTCCAATTTCCACAACGAACACCACGAATACAATGGTTATCACTTGGTACACGGTGATTCTGAAGTGATTCAGCCGGTAGATGAAAGCCGTAAAGTTTACGACTTTTCCATTACCAAGAATGTGGCGTCCATGCTGCTGAGTGCATTGATCCTGATCCTGGTATTTACAAGCATCGCAAGCTGGTATAAAAACAACAAGGGTAAGGCGCCGAAAGGATTCCAGTCTGCCATGGAGGTGATCATCCTGTTCATTCGTGATGAGGTGGTTAAACCGAATGTAGGTCCCAAATACGAGAAATACCTTCCCTACCTGCTGACATTGTTTTTCTTTATTCTGATCAACAATATCCTGGGTCTCCTTCCGGGGTCAGCCAACCTCACCGGTAATATCGCCGTGACGATGACACTGGCAATACTTACATTTATCATCGTTCACCTGAATGCGAATGGTAACTACTACAAGCACTTGCTGAGCCCTCCGGGCGTACCGGCACCGCTGTTGCTGATCATGATTCCGGTTGAGATTGTGGGTGTATTCATGAAGCCGTTTTCACTGATGGTCCGGTTGTTCGCCAACATTACCGCAGGCCACATTATCCTCCTGAGCTTGTTCGGTCTGATCTTTATCTTTCAAAGCATTTTCATTGCGCCTGTTATTTCCCTTTTCGCGCTGTTCCTGAACTTTATCGAGATCATGGTAGCGTTTATCCAGGCATTTATCTTTACCCTGTTGTCGTCCATGTACATCGGCAGCGCCATCGAAGAGCATGGCCACGCTGATCACGGACATTGA
- a CDS encoding sugar phosphate isomerase/epimerase family protein, giving the protein MKSSVKISRKSFIKASAFALMAPAVSRLDWDVKASSKVGLQLYTLRDQLSKDLEGTLKKVAEIGYKEVELFGYTDGKFFGKTPKEFKALLKGLGLDPVSGHYGAGVERKDVKGTLSNDWQRAVDDAAEIGQKYVNCAYLTDTERKSIDDYKKYVDLFNKSGEVAKKAGLQFGYHNHDFEFKKLDGQIPYDIIAGQTDPNLVKLELDLYWAVRAGLDPVELFKKYPGRFPLWHVKDMDKGDQSFAEVGTGSINFGKIFAARKTAGLTHFFVEQDVAKRPPLEAIEISYKNIAKMKV; this is encoded by the coding sequence ATGAAAAGCAGCGTAAAGATTTCCCGGAAATCATTCATCAAAGCCAGCGCCTTTGCCCTCATGGCGCCAGCAGTGTCCCGGTTGGATTGGGATGTAAAAGCTTCCTCAAAGGTAGGTTTGCAGTTATATACCCTTCGTGATCAACTTTCGAAAGATCTGGAAGGTACCCTCAAAAAAGTGGCTGAGATCGGCTATAAAGAAGTGGAGCTTTTTGGCTATACAGACGGCAAGTTTTTCGGAAAAACACCGAAGGAGTTTAAAGCTTTGCTGAAAGGCTTGGGCCTTGATCCTGTAAGCGGGCATTATGGAGCTGGTGTGGAGCGTAAAGATGTAAAAGGTACACTCAGCAATGACTGGCAGCGCGCAGTGGACGACGCGGCAGAAATTGGTCAGAAATATGTCAACTGTGCCTATCTCACAGATACCGAACGTAAGTCCATCGATGACTACAAGAAATACGTAGATCTTTTTAACAAATCGGGAGAAGTAGCTAAGAAAGCAGGACTACAATTTGGCTACCACAACCATGACTTTGAATTTAAAAAACTGGACGGTCAAATTCCTTATGACATCATCGCAGGGCAAACAGACCCTAACCTGGTAAAGTTGGAGCTTGACCTGTACTGGGCTGTCCGTGCCGGCCTTGATCCGGTTGAATTGTTCAAAAAATATCCCGGACGGTTCCCTTTATGGCATGTGAAGGATATGGATAAGGGAGATCAATCCTTTGCTGAAGTAGGTACGGGCTCCATTAACTTTGGAAAAATATTTGCTGCCCGGAAAACAGCAGGATTGACGCACTTTTTCGTAGAGCAGGACGTCGCGAAACGTCCGCCGCTGGAAGCGATTGAAATCAGCTATAAGAATATCGCCAAGATGAAGGTATAG
- the atpF gene encoding F0F1 ATP synthase subunit B — protein MSLLTPNPGLIFWMIVVFLLVVFILAKFAWKPIIKGLKDRENEIQGALDLAERTRAEMIQLKSDNEKLIAEANAVRDRILRDAKEAADRNIEESKEKAAVEGQRIIDAARETIRNEQQTAVAKIRKEVATLSLEIAEKVLQRELKDKEAQEQLIGELASTARLN, from the coding sequence ATGTCATTGCTAACCCCCAACCCCGGACTTATTTTCTGGATGATTGTGGTCTTTTTACTGGTTGTTTTCATCCTGGCCAAATTTGCATGGAAGCCGATTATCAAAGGATTGAAAGACCGTGAGAATGAAATTCAGGGTGCGCTGGACCTTGCTGAAAGGACACGTGCCGAGATGATTCAGCTTAAATCCGACAATGAAAAACTGATCGCAGAAGCGAATGCTGTACGTGACCGCATTTTGCGCGATGCCAAAGAGGCAGCCGACCGCAACATTGAAGAGTCAAAAGAAAAGGCTGCTGTCGAGGGACAAAGAATCATTGATGCAGCCCGTGAAACAATCCGTAACGAGCAGCAGACTGCAGTTGCCAAAATCCGTAAGGAAGTAGCTACCCTGTCGCTGGAAATCGCTGAAAAAGTATTGCAGCGTGAACTGAAAGACAAGGAAGCACAGGAGCAACTTATCGGCGAACTGGCTTCCACTGCCCGCCTTAACTAA